From a region of the Sporosarcina ureilytica genome:
- a CDS encoding tyrosine-type recombinase/integrase codes for MLLSEAWEKYQFDKRIEGYSPLTLKMYGFQCNLLKRYFGDVIMGDITTENLKKYLGEAGGHLKPSSLGHRVRFIKSLFKWAHEEGFIFKNPAAKLKEPKLGKRIPKYLSKHEIELLREGCYTSLENALFEFFYSTGCRIGEIAKLNRNDINFAGNSVIVHGKGDKEREVYFNIRCAIWLKRYLDERDDEEPCLFVTERKPIRRMSIDSLRYVVKRISNRAGINKTIHPHQLRHSYATHLVDNGAPLEVIQSLLGHEKSETTRIYAHLSGKLRYDFYNKFF; via the coding sequence ATGTTGTTGTCGGAAGCATGGGAAAAGTATCAGTTTGACAAAAGAATTGAAGGTTACTCACCTTTAACATTAAAGATGTATGGCTTTCAATGTAATCTTCTAAAGCGTTATTTTGGTGATGTCATAATGGGGGATATTACAACCGAAAATCTCAAGAAATACTTGGGAGAGGCGGGAGGGCATTTGAAACCATCTAGTTTGGGTCACCGTGTACGTTTTATTAAGTCGTTGTTTAAATGGGCTCATGAGGAAGGTTTTATCTTTAAAAATCCGGCTGCAAAATTAAAAGAGCCTAAATTAGGAAAGCGAATTCCAAAATATCTTTCCAAACATGAAATTGAACTTCTTCGGGAAGGTTGTTATACATCGCTGGAGAATGCTTTATTTGAGTTTTTTTATTCAACAGGTTGTCGAATCGGTGAAATTGCGAAATTAAATCGAAATGATATTAACTTCGCGGGAAACTCGGTAATTGTCCATGGGAAAGGTGACAAGGAAAGAGAGGTTTATTTTAATATACGCTGTGCGATTTGGTTGAAAAGGTATTTAGACGAACGCGACGATGAAGAACCCTGTCTATTTGTCACAGAGCGTAAACCAATTAGACGTATGAGTATAGATTCTTTAAGATACGTTGTTAAACGTATTTCTAACCGTGCCGGAATCAACAAAACAATTCATCCTCATCAATTACGTCACAGCTATGCTACACATCTTGTTGACAATGGTGCACCACTTGAAGTGATTCAAAGTCTTCTAGGTCATGAAAAAAGTGAAACGACAAGGATTTACGCCCATCTTAGCGGGAAATTAAGATATGATTTTTATAACAAGTTTTTTTAA
- a CDS encoding TRM11 family SAM-dependent methyltransferase, with protein MSPQKFIYLYARHRDDEDLCRLEMRSFFGFDSLTNVLFSSLQVEPSRSPFMKERLDVLFKAESWDKLIQQAASLEMGEETFKVVSLNTRPLNSTPKMELVDRRKLEREIGLQMNGEPDLNHPEDVFGFAVIDGHWYFGKYVESESVWRHHQNKPHSYSTALSTRLARTVANIAAPNPEGVKVIDPCCGIGNVLVEALSMGFDIVGSDINPLVTSHTSENIAYFGYACEVKPRPIADITKTYDVAIIDMPYNIFSKASPGDQQDILVQARRIAKKVVVVTIDTIDDMIEKAGFTIVDRCEAKKSVFVRQVLVCE; from the coding sequence ATGAGCCCACAAAAATTTATCTACCTATATGCACGACATAGAGACGATGAGGACTTATGTCGATTAGAAATGCGTTCTTTTTTTGGTTTTGATTCATTGACCAATGTACTATTCAGTTCACTTCAAGTCGAACCGAGTCGAAGTCCATTCATGAAAGAACGGCTTGATGTTTTATTCAAGGCAGAGAGTTGGGATAAACTCATTCAGCAAGCAGCTTCATTGGAAATGGGTGAGGAAACTTTTAAAGTGGTGAGTTTAAACACACGGCCATTAAATTCGACCCCCAAAATGGAACTAGTTGACCGGCGCAAGCTTGAACGAGAAATTGGCTTGCAAATGAACGGAGAACCTGATTTAAACCATCCTGAAGACGTATTCGGATTTGCTGTTATCGATGGACATTGGTATTTCGGAAAATATGTAGAGAGTGAATCTGTTTGGCGTCATCATCAAAACAAACCACATAGCTATTCCACTGCGCTCAGTACACGTCTTGCAAGAACCGTCGCAAACATTGCAGCACCGAATCCAGAAGGCGTTAAAGTCATTGACCCTTGTTGCGGTATTGGGAACGTACTCGTTGAGGCACTTTCAATGGGATTTGATATTGTCGGAAGCGATATTAATCCGTTAGTCACGAGTCATACAAGTGAAAACATCGCCTATTTTGGTTATGCTTGCGAAGTTAAACCGCGCCCTATTGCGGATATTACAAAAACCTATGATGTCGCGATTATTGACATGCCTTACAATATTTTTTCGAAGGCATCCCCCGGGGATCAGCAAGATATTTTAGTCCAAGCACGCCGCATCGCGAAAAAAGTAGTTGTCGTTACGATTGATACAATCGATGATATGATTGAAAAAGCAGGTTTCACGATTGTGGATCGATGTGAAGCGAAAAAAAGTGTTTTTGTTAGACAAGTGCTGGTTTGTGAATGA
- a CDS encoding branched-chain amino acid aminotransferase, with the protein MLKQNMSRYISELIQNDSKKIELYKVEKHYAERHNLIPADMEVITKENTTRFQDAYVERCEKETIALIIVETPKFLEEKIEHLKSRQEEFLYVESKFFDLVGVDALSMEIDDVFGTYTALFGLKMNKQQETAIKTYVDNHVSGEIGRFSVAFSGQDNLWNMNIAMNYIEGFKEEMTFLEAYELVYSFIFQMVETIEENQ; encoded by the coding sequence TTGTTAAAACAAAATATGTCGAGATATATTTCTGAATTAATCCAAAATGATTCTAAAAAAATTGAACTATATAAAGTAGAGAAACATTACGCTGAAAGACACAATCTAATCCCAGCTGATATGGAAGTGATTACAAAAGAAAACACAACAAGGTTTCAAGATGCTTATGTAGAGCGTTGTGAAAAGGAAACGATTGCACTCATTATCGTGGAAACGCCTAAGTTTTTAGAGGAAAAGATTGAGCATCTAAAATCTCGTCAGGAAGAATTTCTATACGTCGAATCAAAGTTCTTTGATCTAGTAGGTGTCGACGCACTTTCAATGGAAATCGATGATGTGTTTGGTACTTATACGGCTTTATTCGGTTTGAAAATGAACAAACAACAAGAAACAGCGATTAAAACATATGTAGACAATCATGTATCGGGTGAAATTGGCCGATTTAGTGTTGCTTTTTCTGGCCAAGATAATTTATGGAATATGAATATTGCAATGAATTATATAGAAGGTTTCAAGGAAGAGATGACTTTTTTAGAGGCATATGAACTCGTCTACTCATTTATTTTCCAGATGGTGGAAACAATCGAGGAGAATCAATGA
- a CDS encoding serine hydrolase domain-containing protein — MTEWQPLEKAINAIMKRDQIPGAAVAISKDNEVIFAKGFGKANIENNEKVTPNTIFGTASITKSFTALAIIKLEEEGKLALDDAVKKHLPQFELNGYENIEAIKIHHLLSHTTGIPTIERKEQLKEFTGHLLYLKEADIQPLGEPGAYFCYNNDMFLLLGAIIERVTGQNYKEFIKKEIILPSEMNRTTFELSEVAEYDDVATPYVFENGYLKKCAWPTLGNYAVGGGIRSTVLDLVKYGQIYLKEANIMSEPVHQTHGTRAYGYGLHITPNYGEVTLVEHGGGQPGVSSNFGFIPEENIVIAVLTNVSGVNAGDIWLCAANAALGIPLTRLRSIEPHYHMKEYELPKFIGTYQTGEGAVIEISSAIGQLQATVKAKNYMLRASNEETLVLQPIEEPIRFYFDENDEAWALFYGLRMYVKKEE, encoded by the coding sequence ATGACTGAGTGGCAACCACTCGAAAAAGCGATAAACGCAATCATGAAACGTGATCAAATTCCTGGCGCAGCCGTTGCGATTTCAAAAGATAATGAAGTGATATTTGCGAAAGGGTTTGGAAAAGCAAACATAGAAAATAATGAAAAGGTAACGCCAAATACAATTTTTGGTACGGCATCCATTACGAAATCTTTCACGGCATTAGCAATAATAAAATTAGAAGAAGAAGGGAAGTTAGCGCTTGATGATGCCGTTAAAAAACATCTTCCACAGTTTGAACTGAACGGATATGAGAATATCGAAGCCATTAAAATCCATCATCTGCTATCCCATACAACAGGGATTCCGACGATAGAACGAAAAGAACAACTGAAAGAATTTACTGGGCATCTACTTTATTTAAAAGAAGCTGACATACAACCGTTAGGCGAACCAGGTGCATATTTTTGTTACAACAATGATATGTTTTTGTTACTCGGTGCCATCATTGAAAGGGTAACCGGTCAAAATTATAAGGAATTCATTAAAAAAGAAATTATTCTTCCAAGCGAGATGAACAGAACTACTTTTGAGTTAAGTGAAGTTGCGGAATATGATGACGTCGCGACGCCTTATGTATTTGAAAACGGCTATCTTAAAAAATGTGCATGGCCCACGCTCGGAAATTATGCAGTAGGAGGCGGGATACGGTCAACTGTGCTCGATTTAGTTAAGTACGGTCAAATTTATTTAAAAGAAGCGAATATAATGAGTGAACCTGTTCACCAAACACATGGAACGCGTGCATATGGCTATGGTCTTCATATCACACCGAATTATGGCGAAGTCACACTTGTTGAACACGGTGGAGGACAACCTGGCGTCTCTTCCAACTTTGGTTTTATTCCAGAAGAAAATATTGTCATCGCTGTGCTGACAAACGTAAGTGGTGTGAATGCAGGGGATATTTGGTTATGTGCAGCGAATGCCGCTCTTGGGATTCCATTGACACGTTTAAGATCTATTGAACCCCATTATCATATGAAAGAGTATGAATTGCCGAAGTTTATCGGGACCTATCAAACTGGAGAAGGAGCAGTCATCGAAATCAGTTCAGCTATTGGACAGCTACAAGCAACGGTAAAAGCGAAAAATTACATGCTTCGTGCAAGTAATGAAGAAACCCTTGTCCTACAACCGATTGAAGAGCCCATTCGTTTTTATTTCGATGAAAATGATGAGGCATGGGCATTGTTTTACGGACTTCGCATGTACGTAAAAAAGGAGGAGTAG
- a CDS encoding gamma-glutamyl-gamma-aminobutyrate hydrolase family protein: MGIVLRTSHVRKKGGVAIKPVIGITASRNKKGAAIVNETYIQAILKAGGNPIILPSNLVGNIGDLIRIVDGVVLIGGGDIDPTLFSEEPHIHLGEVDPMRDVAEIALAKAVLRTRKPLLGICRGLQILNVAMGGNMYQDIYSQRENTTIQHSQQAPTCHPTHFVKLKQGSLLQKIATEETIKVNSFHHQAVRDVPQPLQVCGIASDGIIEAIESTIHPFVLGVQWHPEALVQKEDKISMKIFEAFIHKSKESRG; encoded by the coding sequence ATGGGCATTGTTTTACGGACTTCGCATGTACGTAAAAAAGGAGGAGTAGCTATTAAACCAGTCATTGGGATTACGGCGAGCAGAAACAAAAAGGGTGCAGCCATTGTCAATGAGACATATATCCAAGCAATTTTAAAAGCGGGTGGAAACCCGATCATCTTACCGAGTAATCTTGTAGGTAACATAGGGGACCTTATTCGTATTGTAGACGGGGTTGTACTGATAGGTGGCGGTGATATTGACCCGACCCTTTTCAGTGAAGAACCACATATTCACTTAGGTGAGGTAGACCCAATGCGTGACGTTGCTGAAATTGCATTAGCAAAAGCAGTGTTACGGACGAGAAAGCCGCTGCTTGGCATTTGTCGTGGTCTTCAAATTTTAAATGTTGCGATGGGCGGAAATATGTACCAAGATATCTATTCTCAACGTGAAAACACAACCATTCAACATAGCCAACAAGCACCTACTTGTCATCCAACCCATTTCGTGAAATTAAAGCAAGGAAGTTTACTGCAAAAAATTGCGACTGAAGAAACGATAAAAGTGAACTCCTTTCATCATCAAGCGGTGAGAGATGTACCACAACCATTACAAGTGTGCGGCATTGCAAGTGATGGGATTATCGAGGCAATCGAAAGTACAATTCACCCTTTTGTTTTAGGGGTACAATGGCATCCAGAAGCATTGGTACAAAAAGAGGATAAGATTTCTATGAAAATATTTGAAGCATTTATTCATAAAAGCAAGGAAAGTAGAGGATAA
- a CDS encoding dipeptidase — MHVIDLHCDVLLRLYEAKGTLSFENAPELDTNFEKLIKGNVRVQAFAIFIWPNMDANEKFQAALDQVYYFYTEVLGKNPNMKLIKEWSDFDTLQAGEIGVLLTLEGVDAIGNDLKKLTILYELGVRSIGLTWNNANLAADGVGEPRGGGLTNFGREIVQFNNDHKILTDVSHLSENAYWDVMDEAKYPIASHSNAKAICDHPRNLSDEQATAMFAKNGLVHVVYCPQFVKSEGDVTIDDLILHIDHLCALGGVNHIGLGSDFDGISTKIIQLEDASMHPNLINELLKRYREDEVKGFAHQNFLNNRPQ; from the coding sequence ATGCATGTCATTGACTTACATTGTGATGTATTACTGAGGTTATACGAAGCAAAAGGAACATTATCATTCGAAAACGCACCTGAACTGGATACGAATTTTGAAAAGTTAATAAAGGGCAATGTTCGTGTGCAAGCTTTTGCCATTTTCATATGGCCGAATATGGATGCAAATGAAAAGTTCCAAGCAGCACTTGACCAAGTGTATTATTTTTACACGGAAGTGCTTGGAAAAAATCCGAATATGAAACTCATTAAGGAATGGAGTGATTTTGATACATTACAAGCCGGAGAAATCGGAGTATTATTAACGTTAGAAGGGGTCGATGCGATTGGCAATGACTTGAAAAAGTTGACCATTTTATATGAGTTGGGCGTCCGCTCGATTGGACTCACTTGGAATAATGCCAATTTAGCAGCTGACGGAGTGGGAGAACCTAGAGGAGGTGGGTTAACCAACTTTGGACGAGAGATTGTCCAATTTAATAACGACCATAAAATTTTAACAGACGTCTCGCATTTAAGTGAAAATGCTTACTGGGATGTAATGGACGAAGCTAAATATCCAATTGCAAGTCATTCTAATGCGAAGGCGATTTGTGATCATCCAAGGAATTTATCTGATGAACAAGCGACAGCGATGTTTGCAAAAAACGGGTTGGTTCATGTTGTTTATTGTCCCCAGTTTGTAAAAAGTGAAGGCGATGTGACGATTGACGACCTCATTTTGCATATAGACCATCTTTGTGCTTTAGGTGGCGTCAATCACATCGGATTAGGTTCAGACTTTGACGGGATTTCTACAAAAATTATTCAATTAGAAGATGCTTCCATGCACCCAAATCTAATCAATGAACTATTAAAGCGTTATCGCGAGGACGAAGTAAAAGGATTTGCCCATCAAAACTTTTTGAACAATCGTCCACAATAA
- a CDS encoding DUF3006 family protein, whose product MYSAYFDRMTSNKQAVLLVESIQKEYILPASSLPSGSKPGSWFHVTVQNDAITSIKIDGAKMNAMKDDIQSRLGRLQSNQKSRFKRR is encoded by the coding sequence ATGTATTCAGCATACTTTGATCGCATGACCAGTAACAAACAAGCTGTACTTCTCGTAGAAAGTATTCAAAAAGAATATATACTCCCTGCTTCTTCACTCCCATCAGGTAGTAAGCCTGGCAGTTGGTTTCATGTTACGGTCCAGAACGATGCCATCACTTCAATCAAAATTGATGGAGCTAAAATGAATGCAATGAAAGACGACATCCAAAGTCGTCTAGGACGTCTACAATCGAATCAAAAAAGTCGTTTTAAACGGCGATAA